One genomic region from Pristiophorus japonicus isolate sPriJap1 chromosome 27, sPriJap1.hap1, whole genome shotgun sequence encodes:
- the LOC139239491 gene encoding probable G-protein coupled receptor 139: MAAADLLVIIIDVILARINDYYFPTTFLFITPVCSFHAVLFRAVTDISVWLTVAFTFDRFVTICCQKLRTKYCTEKTAALVIGTVCLLFSLKNIPWFFTYESYYTIDNVPWCCGAKPDYYTVTAWVAFSWIYRCFTPLLPIFLILLLNALSVGYILAASRARRRLRGNMHDVNDNDPEMENRRKSIILLFAISGNFILLWMAYVIFFLLMRITNRYHFTGYNDPMPIADYTSYMLLLLSCCTNTCIYAVTETKFRDELKNGLRYPLRIIYKLV; the protein is encoded by the coding sequence atggcagcggcagatctactggtcattatcattgATGTGATACTGGCtcggattaatgattattatttcccgactacctttctgttcatcacacctgtgtgttctttccacGCTGTCCTCTTTCGTGCAGTCAcggatatttctgtctggttaaccgtcgctttcactttcgatcgttttgttaccatttgttgccagaagctgaggactaaatattgcaccgagaaaactgcagCTCTGGTTATAGGAACTGTGTGTCTGCTGTTCTCTTTAAAAAATATTCCCTGGTTCTTTACATATGAATCCTACTATACAATCGACAATGTACCCTGGTGCTGTGGTGCAAAACCAGATTATTACACTGTAACGGCTTGGGTAGCATTTAGCTGGATTTACCGCTGTTttaccccactgctcccaatattctTGATACTGCTGCTGAATGCTCTGAGtgtaggatacattttggcggcGAGTAGAgcccgcaggaggctgaggggcaacATGCATGATGTTAATGACAATGATcctgagatggagaaccgaaggaaatccatcatcttactcttcgctatatccggcAACTTCATATTGCTCTGGATGGCGTATGTGATATTTTTCTTATTAATGCGAATTACAAACCGCTATCATTTTACAGGTTACAATGACCCGATGCCTATTGCAGACTATACCAGCTACATGCTCCTGCTTTTGAGCTGCTGCACAAACACATGTATCTATGCAGTAACcgagactaaattcagagatgagctgaaaaatgggttgagatatcctctgagaataatataTAAATTAGTTTAG